Part of the Lotus japonicus ecotype B-129 chromosome 6, LjGifu_v1.2 genome, aatAGTCCTTATATAGGGTATAGCAATTATCACCACTAAGCTAGCTTtcggggtagagttaggcctaaacccaaattctaagagcTTCCAAGCTTATTAGTGGTGGCAGCCTTTTAATGCTATTACCAACTATCAACATTGGTCACACATACCATTTTTTAAAGTCTACGAATTGTATTGGCTCAACAATTTCATCAAAGTAGAGAATTAGAGATATCCTTAAGAGAATTTCAGGAAATTAGAAAAATGATACTAAAATACTGGTATTTTTAATCCTGTTTTTGTGCCTCTTCACCCTCTGAAGTTGTTATTTATTTACTTCAACTTATTTTTGAAATCAGGTATATGATCGGAAGTCTCAAAGACTTGTTGAAGAACGAATTGACAAAAAGATTGTTTTGTCAATGAGAGCCATTTATCAGTCAAAAATCGGTCTTGGTCTAATGGACATAGGTATGAGGGTTTTCCCCCTTCTTTTTTAAATTGTTGAAAGAAATTCTAGGTTACATACATGTGCAAGTTAACCAGTCACCGCTCTTTGTCATCGACCTTATGACATAGGATTGCCATGGTGATGTATGAAGTAGATGCTGTAAAAATATTGCTGGTAAAAAACTCAATGCAGATATATTAGATCTTACTGACATTTCTTTAAGCTGACCAACCTGGTGCTTTGTTAGAAGATTAGTgatagtgaaaaatataattagtttttggaaaaagatTTATTATAATGTATACTTCTGTCATTGGATCACACTTACATAAAGACTTGGGTTTTGACTTTGAtgcagcggaagtcgtactaggattgcaagcgcaaatcctaaggaaaaggtttctggaatccaccagaaaggaaattagcaagcgctaaaaccctagaaaatacactggaatccaccagagcagaagagaaaactcttaaattttattatcaatcaaaactgaataggctatgccttacaattgcttaaataggaaaagaaagaaaatcctaaccaaaaagaaataagatcttgaaagatcctaattgaaaataaaagatcctaattgaaataaataagtttctaacaaaaaataaataatatcctaaaagatcttaattgaaaattaaagatcctaataaataaaatcctaataaaatactTAGATTTTGTTTTGCGGGCCCGAGACTGATTAGATGGGCTAAAATCCGATCGGGCTCATTCGACGAGCGACATCATCGTCGAAGCGCGCAGCCAGCCGCGCTACATCAGACTTTTGACATCAATGTGATATTTAAATCTGATTTGAATAAGAATTTTCCTTCTGCATTGAGTTACTTTGTTCATTTACCTTAAATTGGTGAACTTCTTATATGCAGGGGTGAAGGAGCTCTTGCAAAATATTTCTGAAAAGCAGGGAGCACAAATGGATTCACCTGAATCGGCTGCTGATATACCAAAATTTATTGAATCTTTTAAGGTATGACAATGCTTCTTACAGTTCTTTGTGGATGGCACCATTTGATTTTGACATATCACAGAAGTCCAAGTTGATTGTGAGTTTGAACCACAATTTCACTTCACTATGATGGATGGCCCTTGTTTTGGTGTTTGGTTATTTTTGGAAGATATCTTATGATCTCTTGTATTTTGCCCATCTGACCTAATATTTCATTTTGTATAAAAACAATTCTCGTTATATGTGTTTATAGACATCCCGCAGCTAACTTTTTGTTTCTTACTCACAAATTAGTTAGCTGATATGTAAGAGGAAATGATATGTCCTGTGATATGTTAAATGATATGTTAGCTGACATCCCGCAGCTAACTATGTCCTTGTATCTTGCGCACAAATTTTTATTAAGAAAATGATATGTAGGAGGAACTAAAACACCCTTCAGGTGTGGGGTACTGGCATTGCAGGAACTTATTTAGATCTTGCAAAATTATTCTGTAGTTTAAAATGAAAGGACATAGTTTCCCTTCAACAATCAACATGCTTGAGTTAAAACCTACTCGTAGCAGTGTTCTAACTCTATTCGTGTGTctacaatatatacatatatgtaCGTACATAggggtgtgtgtgtgtgtttgtccAACTAGGTACTGGAGGAAAATGAAGAGTTGAAATAGTTTAATTGTTTAATCTGCAAAATAGAGTCAGGTGTTATCacatctatttttattttttaatgtatttatcTGCTGGACTTGTGTGCCTATAATACCTTCTTATAAAGTGACTATTGTGTTGTAGGATCAACTTAATTTGGCAGAATGCAAGTATCCACTGGAACACTTTAAGGTGGGGCAAGACTTTGTGAAGACTCAAGAGTTTGAGTTTATTATATGTTATTGATGCACAATTGCTACTGAACACTTTTTTTTCCATCGTGTTAATTATTTAGGATACATTGCAGGTTCAATTTGATTatgcttaaaagttaaaataatgGTGTCTCATCATATGCATACAGTTTTGTGTCTTAATTTAATAAACATTATCTAGTGCCTAATTTTCAACAAACCTTAACTTTCCTCCAGTGTTTAAAAGCTAGTAAATGCTTACTTAACAACATAGCTTACTTGGTGCCTATTCTTGAAAATAATCTGATGATCATTTCAGTTGCACCTAAAACATTCCTGTTGTTAACGGCTTTCATTGCTGATACAGTATGCTTTACAATTATAATATAGCATTTATTATGTTATCTTACTTCAGTTGTTTCTGAAATCTTTTAGCCATAATCCATGTGCTTGAGACCTTTGTAATGTCCTATATTTCTCACTGCTTATTGCATAGGTGGACTGCCATTTGGTTTTAGCTTTTGTCCAGCCTATCATGATCCAAGAATTTCAATGCTTTTCTCTAGTTTTCATACATATTGAATGCATTCCAAACCTATCTCTGCGCTGACCGCTTCCGCTACTTCTTGTTTTTACTATGTTATCATCGAACCCATCATGCCTTCAAGTTGAATATATCTTCTCTATTGATCCCTGTTGAACACGGGAAACTGAAAGAATTTGTTTTCCATTGAGCTAGCTGTATTGTTTTCACAAGCAGCTGAGTGAAGTTAAATAAAATTTCTGAGCAATACTCGTAATGAAAACCATGTTGGACTTCATAACGATAGTAGTTATCTTGTTAGATGACACATATCTTTAATTATGTTATGGGCAGACATTCAATGAATTTTTCATTAGAGAGTTAAAGCCTGGTTCAAGGCCAATTGCTTTGGCTGAACGTGACGACATTGCTGTGTGTGCTGCTGATTGCCGTCTTACTGCATTTAAATCAGTTGATGATAGCACAAGATTTTGGATCAAGGTATTTCTTTTACATCTCATGCACTTGGAATTTTCTTGTCCCAATAatgcattttctttttaatatttaGATATTCTCAATTTCTCATTAGCAAACCTGCACTTAGATTTACATATTGAACTTGGGCCTGCTTGAGTCACCTGTAAATTAGGACAGAGGCATTGGGGAGGATATGGTTTTACTTATATGAGAGTAAATCTGAGACTATTTTTTGTCATACTCTAGCTTTGCGTGAAATCCAACTTGAGATATAACTCCGTAGAACGATTTAGTTGCTTAAACAGTTTTTAGTTATGAAAAGACCCAACTGTTTGAGGTACTATTTCTTCTGTTGTTTCTACTGCTTTTTCTTGACATAATATGTTGTTCATCTTTTTTATTTCCAAGATGTTGTCTTGTAATATCACCTATCACCTTTTATTTAGACCAATCACCATTCTTCTCTTTCTACTAATGAGTGGGTTAGTTGTGAAAATctgtataaaaataaattacttaTATAAGTATAAGCAAGGGTGTTTCAGTCAAGCTATATATCAATAAATAACATCATACTCTtcgtgcataaccttaaacaacaaacattttggaatAGAAACAATGCCAAATTATTGAAACTGGTGGCAGCTAGTGGCAAGGAAAATTAAATTCCCTTAAAAATTGGGATAGCTCTCATTCTTCTGTCCTTTAATGTTAAGTTTTTTCATGCCAAATGAAGTGCTTTTTGGATTATATTTTGTACTTTAGGGTCGAAAGTTTTCCCTTCAAGGCCTTTTGGGGAAAGAAATGAGTTCCAGTGCTTTTGTTGATGGAACAATGGTTATTTTCCGCTTGGCACCACAGGTATTTGTTGCTTTCTTTCAAAGTCACTTTAGTTTTGTGTTAGTTTGCTTGCAAATTTTGATTTCAATATTGATTTTTTGCAGGATTATCACCGTTTCCATGTGCCAGTATCAGGAATTATTGAGCAATTTGTAGATATCCCTGGATGCCTCTATACAGTATGTGAAATAATAACTAGcaaaatgatattttatttatatatgggTCTGTTTTCTGTGTCAATTCCTATTTGCAACTTTTCTGATGTGTTTCTATTCTTCATCTAGGTCAATCCCATTGCTGTTAATAGCAAGTATTGTAATGTATTCACGGAGAATAAGCGAGTTGTTTCAATAATTTCAACTGTAGATTTTGGAAAGGTTTGTCTTGCAATTAACTTCTTTGCCTGAATGCACAAGTTTAGTTTTATTCCTATTTATTTATTAGTGGCATATAAACCATTatgcattttattttttattcatgcTTTTGTACCTCTTGCATTCTTGCCATTATTATGAGGTTTGCTATATTCCTGAAATGTTTTCAGAGTTCACTGGCTCCACTACAATTCATCTTATCACTGCATGCCTGTATTTTATCTGTATCTTAGAGAGTTTCCTACGATGTGGAATCAGGTGGCATTTGTTGCAATAGGAGCTACAATGGTTGGTAGCATTACTTTTACAAAGAAAAAGGGCGATCATGTCAAGAAGGGAGATGAGGTTTGGACAAGTTTAGTTGATTACGGTTTTTCCAATTTTATATGTTGTTTTTGTTTCTAATTGGAATGTGTTTGCTTACAGTTCGGATATTTCTCATTTGGTGGAAGCACTGTAATTTGTGTTTTTGAAAAGGTAGGTATAATTTATCTATACTGTTCATTTTTTCCCTTCTTCAAGGCAGTTCTTTCTTCTTGTTTTATGTTTGAAAATTATTTAGTTGGTCCTGATTTGTATTTTTGGTATAACATGTCTATGGGGCCCCAATAATTCATGCCAAATCATGAAATACATGTATGCAGTGACATCTGTTTTCTTTTGTTCTTACAGAATTCAATTACAATTGATCAAGACCTTCTAATAAATAGCACCAGACCGCTGGAGACCTTGGTTTCTGTGGGGATGAGATTGGGCGTCTCTACAAGGAAACTGTCATGATTTAGTGTTGACTCACATGGAAATATTGATCCTGTGCAATTTCTTTGAATCAGTACATCTTCACTATTCACGGCATTATGTGCGTTTGTTGCCTTTATGTGCATTGTCCACAGTTTGATCTCTATGGATTAAACTGGAAGTTACGCCTGATGGAAATGTCTTTGGATATTTCACCAAGTAGTATTACACAAGGTTGTAAACgtctcaactttctcaaaacgATATTATGAACGTTTCATGACTTGTCCCTTTATTTCTATTTGTTTCTCCGAAAAAttgttttcatcttctttttctttttaattatgcATGTCAAGGTTAGAACAAGTTTTAAGGCTCAGTATAACACAAACTGTAGAAATGCAAATACACTTTATTTTAGAGATCTTTCCTCGCCACGAAACATGTCTCGATAAATCATTACGTATCGTAACATGATAATCTTTTCACGACTGTTTTAAGTTTAACTTATGCTCATTTCAAGTGGGTTCTTCGCTTTGCAAAGAAAGCTTGAGCACAATgtcttttctttccttcttccTCGAAACTTCAACTAAGGCTTGTAGGGATTCTGATTGGGCAGCTTGCATTTATAACGGGAATTACTTACATGTTTCTGTATTTTCCTTGGAGATTCATTGGTTTCTTTGCACTCAGAGAAACAAAAAACTACCTCTCGCTCCTCTTCTGAAAGAGAGTATCGACCACTTGCATTTACAATATTTAGTATTTACACATAAAGTACTGTATACAACAAAGGTAATGATGATAGATGGAAGCCTCCGCCAACGGGAATGGTGAAACTGAACGTTGATGGCAGCTTTGGTGGGGAACCTAGTCgcatgggtggtggtggtggtgcgttCCGTGACAGCAAGGGAACATGGATGGGTGGCTTCATCTCATTTGAAACTGGCGGTAACCCGCTCCTGGTGGAAGCTACGGCGCTCCGCGATGGATTGGAGTGTGTGTGGCAGCGTGGCTTCAGAAACCTCATATGCGAGGTTGATTGTCAAGAGCTGATCTCATCCCTTGGCGACCAAGAGAGGATCCGGTTCATGCTAGTTCTTCAAGACATCAACAATTAGCTTCTAAGAGACTGGATTGTGGTGCTGCAACCTGTTAACATGATTGCCAACATGGTAGCATATCGTATGACTCGTTTGGGTGCGGAAAGTTTGCAACCCGGTGTTCATGTTTGGGACAGTCCTCAGCTGGAGATTATGACTCTTATGCTGAGTGACTCAGCTTTTATTCCTTAGCTCTTTTGTAGTTTTTCCAATgcagtaaaaaaaaagtaatgatGATAAGCGTGCAAAAGATTAAAACAACTTCCTATAAAATATGTTatcttaaatttaaaaaaaactgacTATCTACaacaaaagattaaaaaaactaAGATCCCGTTTGGAAGAGCATATGAACAGCTTATTTGAACTTATTCTATAAGATAAACACGTGTATATGTGTTTGAAAGAACTTATTCATAGAGCTTGTATAAGCTCCCCTAAGCTATTTttagcttatttcaataagctcCTAGTAATAGCTTATGGAATAATTTGTTCGGAGCTTATCTTTGTACCTCCCTTCAAATCTTACCTAGTTTACTTTTGCcacttcttattttatttttactttgaaaattcaaaaacctcaaatctCAACCCACGACCTTTCTTTTACTCACGGCAACttatttgttttgtttgtcCTTTTCCTCTTCGATTCTCTTCCGATCTGTAAACGGGAGGTCTCCTCtactttttcaattttcattcttAAGACATGCAATTTGTTGATTGAATCTACCTcgctgtattttttttttttctttctaatttcaTAGTCTCCTATCCGTTAAATTTCGCTGATAAATTCTTGTGGTTCCATTTTCCCCTTTCGTAACTTTAGTTctttagttttaaatttttaaactcAAGAAGTTCTGATGTAAAAATGTACCCAAACACTTTAATTTTGTATAAGCTATTTTCTCTATGTGCATCGAAACGCAAATAACTTATTGAATTTAagtgcttatgacataagcCCTTATGCAATAAGCACTTATTAAATAAGATAAGGCCTAAGTGCATGGCTTTTTAAGATAAGAAACTTTGCAATcgaaatttataagatttttttaatattaaactGCTCTCACAATAAACTTCTAACGAAATATTTTTAATTGTAAAATAGACAAAACTTAACAtgcatgacttttttttttgttgcataGGAAAATAAAATATGCATGACTTTAAGGAAAAGAAATAATTAGGTTCCTTTTAGTTTTAAGGTGATCAATAGTGATGGAAACTTGTTTACAatgacactttttctttttaattaatgaagttcattttcaaaacataaaaaaccaaaagaaagaaagaaaattggtGAGAAATACAAATACTAGTATGTAATTGTCTGGGCCACATTATTGGGTctaatattatttttcttaCAAAGAACAAAGCCCATCCATTCAACCCTAATTCCCATAGCCATTAAATCACTCGCATTGCCCTTTCACAGTCTCATTTTCGCGCGGCGCACATCAAACACTAGCTCCACCGATTCCGATCCGCGGCCGCCACCATGGTAAGCTTCTCCGCCGTTTCCTCTCTTCCGATTTCACTGCTATTATCTTcttcaacctcaaaaccctATGAATTTTTGTCATCTATGTGCTGCATAACCCTAGCTAGGTTAACTAGTTTTGAAATCGAGAAATCTCTCTCTATTCCATGTTGAATTGTGTTTATTTAGTTGAATTTCTAGGTGATTTTGTAGGATGATATAGCTAAACTCAGTGTTGTAATTTCTGTTTTTGTTATTGGTAGGTGAACGTTCCAAAGACGAAGAAGACCTACTGCAAGAGCAAGGAGTGCAAGAAGCACACTCTTCACAAGGTTACCCAGTACAAGAAGGGTAAGGACAGCATTGCTGCTCAGGGGAAGCGTCGTTATGATCGGAAGCAATCTGGTTATGGTGGTCAGACCAAGCCTGTCTTCCACAAGAAGGTCAACTTCTTACCCTTTTATGTAAACTATGGAGTCCTTACATTTTCATAGCAATTGtttgattttgttgttttttttcaattttgattgAATAGGCTAAAACCACCAAGAAAATTGTGCTGAGGCTGCAATGCCAGGGTTGCAAGCATGTTTCCCAGCATGCTATCAAGGTTAGTATATGGAAGACACATTGTATTTTATGTGGTTTGATGTAGTTGTTTGGCTTTGTAGCTAACTGTTAGGTTCCCTGTTATGTTGTGCAGAGGTGCAAGCACTTTGAAATTGGTGGTGACAAGAAGGGCAAGGGAACATCTCTGTTTTAGGTGGACAATTAGGGTTTGCAGTTGTTTATGTATTCGAAGTATCTGGATGTTTTGTTTCTCTGGATTTTTGGTAgctatattttgaattttacaATACCCCTTGTGTTTCAGAAGTGAAAACTATTGCTAGTAGTCATTGTCAATTATTCCTTGTTATGTGAATGATTGCAACAATCTTTTATCTTTAGAACCTTTATATTCTAATGTCTGAGTTATTTCATTTCTTGAGGTGCTTTGCATTACTGTTTCTGCTACACTGTTGCGTTTTTGGATCCCTTTTTAACTAGTTCTGCACACTGCATTTGCTACTGCAGCCTAGAAAAATTCATTTGCAATACATATGGGAAGTTGTAGTTGTGTTAGCTGAGGGTTCTACTTAGATTCCACTGTCATTGTGTTTTTTTCACATTTCTCTCTACCCCATTGCTTCATGATTAGTGATCTTCAAATCGGTCAAAAGAACTGCTTAGAAACATAGGCAATATGTTCAAAACATCTATGTATAGGCAAACCGCATTGTTTTTCGCACTATTATCTGATTTTGATACGTGTAAGATAAATTAAGCTCTCTGAATAATTCTCTTTCTATTGATTAATTTGACCTTTTAGCTTTGAATGAAGTAAAGACTTGACTTCTGTCAATTTTAACAGCAGTTTTAACCTTGTGTAAAAGATGACGACTTTAGCTCAATTTGTTTAACCTATGTATTTTACAAGGTTAAATCACCTCGAAGTTACTTAAGAAgttcaaatttttaattaaattagaaacataaaaatcataattatttAGAATTATGTAAAAAAGAGAGTAATTGTTCCAACAAAATTAGTTTAAAAACTTGTTTTAACGTGTTCTTTCCTCCAAATTAACCCATATGGATGGGTAATGATTATGGCAAATTTTGCTAATGCATGGTACTCTACTACTTGCTTTCAGAGGTTAGGCGCAGTTACAAAACAATACAAATGGGCTTCTGTTTTGTTTGTGATCATGACATTTTTAATCCCAAATGTATGGCGTCACCTGTATTCCTAACAAAAGATTGAAAACAAGTGTTCCTAAAGAGGCTGGATAAAATTTACTGCCCCTCAGAACGAGGAAAACCAGTAGGGGATTGGATCCCAACTAAAGAAAAACTTGTCCTACTCAACGATAATAATTGCCATAGTTCTGTGGATGCCCTCCAGTGTAAGAATTATTACCAGGTTGTTGTTGCTGTGAGTATTGTTGCGATCCTTGCATGCGATCCTTTGAGTATTGCTGCCACATGAGCTGTTCTTCAACTAACAACCTCTGTTTCTTCTCCATCTCTGACATCTGCACATAAGGTGGAGGTGCAACAGCCAATGAAGCTGCAAATGGATCCACATAGTTCCCTGATGAACTTGTTGAGTCACTTCCTGATGTTGGTGGTGCTGGCAATGCTAGCATTGCAGGCCTTCCAGCTGAACCAAGCGCCACACTGCTTGCACTTCCACTCACCCCATACCCCGCTGCTCCTTGCATGGCTGAACTCACTTCTGCTTGTTTATACATTCCATCCAACAACAATGTATCAAACCCACCCCCTAATGCAGGTTTCTGGTTTGTTAAGTTGCTTGCTGATTGCACCAGTGCTGTTTCCCAATCTGCACTTTCATCAAAAGCATGCCATGGAAGTGCTTTTGTTTCACCTGTTGATGGTGCTGCTCCatcaaacaaagccaaggctaGTTTATCTCCGTGTTCCTCACTTGTCACGTTATCGTCTCCTAAATTCAACAAGTCACCTTCTGTCTGCACCACTTTTTCCTCTTTTACCTCTTCTTCCACCGGCTCTTCCTCCACTTCTTCTTCTGGCTCTTCCTCTGGTGCTGGCAGTGCCTTGATTGCGTTCATATCCTCTTCCGGTTCAGGTTCCGGTTCCGtagcttcttcctcttctttatTCTCCTCCTCTTGTTCACCGGCTTTCTTGTTTTGTGCTAATATGGACTTGTCTTTGATGAACTCTTCCATCACCTCTAGCTTCTTTGGCGTGACCTTTTCAATCTCTGGATACTCAGAAGAGCGCGCGATTCCAATACCCTTGGACCATCCATAGAAGAGGTCTAGTTCGTCGTACTGCTTCCCAACACGGCAAAAGATGTCATACACCTTAACACAGTCTGAGACCTCCATGTCAGGGAAACGGTCAATTAAGGTACTCAATATTTCTGATATTTCATAATATGTTAGAAAACTCTCCTTCACAACCGGGTAAAGAGCCACTATCACAATCCGATGGTTCTTTGCTCCCCCTGTTGCATTGAAATATATAACATCGATGAAATTGCTTTTTATGCATATAATGTATGCTAAAGAATGTGTAGAAGCATCTTTAACTTAAGAATGTGAACTGAAATGCATATGAACTTCAGTGTATATGATGAGATAAACATGTTTAATCAAGATGATATAGAAGATATGGTGCAATTTCAGtgaagaagatattttgtagcatgtttggaaattcatgTACAATTGCTTTTatagccaaaatcaattttgatgaGAACTTATGGGAGTAGCTTCTAGaagctagaattgatt contains:
- the LOC130724276 gene encoding putative clathrin assembly protein At1g03050, encoding MPPSSIRRALGAVKDQTSIGLAKVGSSTSLADLDVAIVKATRHDEYPAEEKYIREILSLTSYSRAFISSCVNTLSRRLSKTKSWTVALKTLVLIQRLLAEGDPAYEQEIFFSTRRGTRLLNMSDFRDNSKTGAWDFSAFVRTYSLYLDERLEYKMQSRRGKRGVVAYDEDDEERDREKERENKEKEIVIRSTPVRDMKLEQIFSKMQHLQLLLERFLACRPTGGAKNHRIVIVALYPVVKESFLTYYEISEILSTLIDRFPDMEVSDCVKVYDIFCRVGKQYDELDLFYGWSKGIGIARSSEYPEIEKVTPKKLEVMEEFIKDKSILAQNKKAGEQEEENKEEEEATEPEPEPEEDMNAIKALPAPEEEPEEEVEEEPVEEEVKEEKVVQTEGDLLNLGDDNVTSEEHGDKLALALFDGAAPSTGETKALPWHAFDESADWETALVQSASNLTNQKPALGGGFDTLLLDGMYKQAEVSSAMQGAAGYGVSGSASSVALGSAGRPAMLALPAPPTSGSDSTSSSGNYVDPFAASLAVAPPPYVQMSEMEKKQRLLVEEQLMWQQYSKDRMQGSQQYSQQQQPGNNSYTGGHPQNYGNYYR
- the LOC130724277 gene encoding 60S ribosomal protein L44, producing MVNVPKTKKTYCKSKECKKHTLHKVTQYKKGKDSIAAQGKRRYDRKQSGYGGQTKPVFHKKAKTTKKIVLRLQCQGCKHVSQHAIKRCKHFEIGGDKKGKGTSLF